The sequence below is a genomic window from Methanoculleus sp. 7T.
ATCATGCACTTGGTCGAGACCCGCGATCTCACCCACATCTACCGTGGCAATCTTCCGGCCCTGCAGGGCGTGAACTTCATCGCAGAGAGAAAGTCCCGCATTGCTGTCATCGGGCCGAATGGGGCCGGGAAGAGCACGCTTTTCAAACACTTCAACGGCATACTCAAGCCCACGTCCGGCGAGGTGCTGGTCAGGGGCGAGCCGATCACGAAGGCGAACGTCAGGGAAGTGCGGAAGTTCGTGGGGATCGTCTTTCAGAACTCAGACGACCAGATCTTCTCCCCCACCGTGGAGCAGGACGTCGCGTTCGGTCCGACCAATCTCGGGCTCGACGAGGCGACGGTCGCCCACCGTGTCGAGGAGGCGCTGCACCTCCTCGGGATCGAGGACCTGCGCGAGCGCGTGCCGCACCACCTCTCGGGCGGCGAGAAGAAACGGGTCGCCATCGCAGGCATCCTTGCGATGGAGCCGCAGGTGCTGGTGCTCGATGAGCCGACTGCAGGGCTCGATCCTCAGGGCGTCGCCGACCTCGTGGAGTTCGTCAATCGGCTGCCTGAGGATTACGGCATGACGGTGATCTTCTCGACGCACCAGGTCGACCTTGTGGCGGAGGTGGCGGACTTCATCTACGTGATGGACCATGGGCAGATTGTGGCGTCCGGGACGGTCGAGGAGATCTTCACCCGGCCGGAGTTGCTCGCGCGGACCAGGCTCGACGTGCCGGTTATACCGAAACTGATACGGTCGCTGCAGGAGAACGGTGTCGCCATCGATATGGCCTACACCTACGAGGATGCGCAGAAGTCGTTCCTCGACGCCTACACGAGACGAGCATGATCGACGACCTGTACGCTATCGAAAAGTCGGCTTACCGGGACAGTGTCATCCACCGGATGGACGCGAGGGTCAAACTCATCATCGCCCTTGCCGGAATCGTCGCGATTGTGGCGATGCCGTACTCGGCGAAGGTCCTCGAACTCGGCGCCGTTCTCTTCGCCTTCTTCATCGCCCTCTGGGCCTGCTCGCGTCTCTCGCCGGTTGTCTATCTCCGCCGGCTTCTACTCATCCTGCCGTTCGGGTTCTTCCTCATCGTCTTTCAGATATTTTTGAAGAATAGATACTACGACGTCTTCCATCCGATCGCGACCCTTCCGTTCGGGCTTGAGGTCTACGCGGAGTCGGTCGAGTTCGCTTCG
It includes:
- a CDS encoding ATP-binding cassette domain-containing protein, translating into MHLVETRDLTHIYRGNLPALQGVNFIAERKSRIAVIGPNGAGKSTLFKHFNGILKPTSGEVLVRGEPITKANVREVRKFVGIVFQNSDDQIFSPTVEQDVAFGPTNLGLDEATVAHRVEEALHLLGIEDLRERVPHHLSGGEKKRVAIAGILAMEPQVLVLDEPTAGLDPQGVADLVEFVNRLPEDYGMTVIFSTHQVDLVAEVADFIYVMDHGQIVASGTVEEIFTRPELLARTRLDVPVIPKLIRSLQENGVAIDMAYTYEDAQKSFLDAYTRRA